A section of the Pimelobacter simplex genome encodes:
- a CDS encoding vWA domain-containing protein → MSRYRRYDGGDPLAPPVDLAEALDAIGEDVMAGYSPERAMREFLRRGGQDQAGLDDLARRVAERRRELLQQHHLDGTLDEVRQLLDQAVLEERKQLARDAMMDDGDRAFREMRMENLPASPAAAVTELSDYDWQSREARAAYEQIKDLLGRELLDQRFAGMKEALENATDADRQAIDEMLSDLNELLEKHHRGEDTPEDFADFMAEHGRHFPENPQNIDELLDTLAQRSAAAQRMLNSMSAEQRAELMQLSAQAFGSPSLMQQLDRLDQNLMSLRPGEDWGGSEQFGNGDQGLGLGDGTGVLQDIADLDALADQLAQSYGGARLDDVDLDKLARQLGNEAAVDARKLQELEQALRRSGAMERGYDGELRLTPKAMRQLGKALLRDVAQRMSGRQGQRDLRQAGGAGDLSGATRGWEFGDTEPWDLPRTMLNGVLRRAGDPDGPLLAIDDVEVAETEARTQAAVALCVDTSFSMAMDGRWVPMKQTALALHTLIGTRFRGDDLELVGFGRHAQTMRIEELTALDARWAKGTNLHHALLLANRHFRKHPNAQPVLLIVTDGEPTSHLESSGDVFFSYPPHPTTIALAVRELDNARRLGAQTTFFRLGEDPGLARFIESMARRVDGAVIAPEADDLGAAVVGSYLGSRRGGRGAAGGGAGGPGTYGDWFGSRGFWVG, encoded by the coding sequence ATGAGCCGCTACCGCCGCTACGACGGCGGGGACCCGCTCGCCCCGCCGGTCGACCTCGCCGAGGCGCTCGACGCGATCGGTGAGGACGTCATGGCCGGCTACAGCCCGGAGCGCGCGATGCGCGAGTTCCTGCGCCGGGGCGGCCAGGACCAGGCCGGGCTCGACGACCTGGCCCGGCGGGTCGCCGAACGACGCCGCGAGCTGCTCCAGCAGCACCACCTCGACGGCACCCTCGACGAGGTGCGCCAGCTGCTCGACCAGGCCGTGCTCGAGGAGCGCAAGCAGCTCGCCCGCGACGCGATGATGGACGACGGCGACCGGGCCTTCCGCGAGATGCGGATGGAGAACCTGCCGGCCTCGCCGGCCGCGGCGGTCACCGAGCTCTCCGACTACGACTGGCAGTCGCGCGAGGCGCGCGCGGCGTACGAGCAGATCAAGGACCTGCTCGGCCGCGAGCTGCTCGACCAGCGCTTCGCCGGGATGAAGGAGGCGCTCGAGAACGCCACCGACGCCGACCGGCAGGCGATCGACGAGATGCTCTCCGACCTCAACGAGCTGCTGGAGAAGCACCACCGGGGCGAGGACACCCCCGAGGACTTCGCCGACTTCATGGCCGAGCACGGCCGGCACTTCCCCGAGAACCCCCAGAACATCGACGAGCTGCTCGACACGCTCGCCCAGCGCTCGGCGGCCGCGCAGCGGATGCTCAACTCGATGAGCGCCGAGCAGCGGGCCGAGCTGATGCAGCTCTCCGCACAGGCGTTCGGGTCGCCGTCCCTAATGCAGCAGCTCGACCGGCTCGACCAGAACCTCATGTCGCTGCGCCCCGGCGAGGACTGGGGCGGCTCCGAGCAGTTCGGCAACGGCGACCAGGGGCTCGGCCTCGGCGACGGGACCGGCGTCCTCCAGGACATCGCCGACCTCGACGCGCTCGCCGATCAGCTCGCGCAGAGCTACGGCGGCGCGCGCCTCGACGATGTCGACCTCGACAAGCTCGCCCGCCAGCTCGGCAACGAGGCCGCCGTCGACGCCCGCAAGCTCCAGGAGCTCGAGCAGGCGCTGCGTCGTTCCGGCGCCATGGAGCGGGGGTACGACGGCGAGCTGCGGCTGACCCCCAAGGCGATGCGCCAGCTCGGCAAGGCGCTCCTGCGCGACGTCGCGCAGCGGATGTCCGGGCGCCAGGGCCAGCGCGACCTGCGCCAGGCCGGCGGTGCCGGGGACCTCTCGGGCGCCACCCGGGGCTGGGAGTTCGGCGACACCGAGCCCTGGGACCTGCCCCGCACCATGCTCAACGGCGTGCTGCGCCGCGCCGGCGACCCCGACGGCCCGCTGCTCGCGATCGACGACGTCGAGGTCGCCGAGACCGAGGCACGGACCCAGGCGGCGGTCGCGCTGTGCGTCGACACGAGCTTCTCGATGGCGATGGACGGTCGCTGGGTGCCGATGAAGCAGACCGCGCTCGCGCTGCACACCCTGATCGGCACCCGCTTCCGCGGGGACGACCTCGAGCTCGTCGGCTTCGGCCGGCACGCCCAGACGATGCGGATCGAGGAGCTCACCGCCCTCGACGCCCGCTGGGCCAAGGGCACCAACCTGCACCACGCACTGCTGCTGGCCAACCGGCACTTCCGCAAGCACCCCAACGCCCAGCCGGTGCTGCTCATCGTCACCGACGGCGAGCCGACCTCGCACCTGGAGTCGAGCGGCGACGTGTTCTTCTCCTACCCGCCGCACCCGACGACGATCGCGCTCGCCGTACGCGAGCTCGACAACGCACGCCGGCTTGGCGCCCAGACGACGTTCTTCCGGCTCGGGGAGGACCCCGGGCTGGCCCGGTTCATCGAGTCGATGGCGCGGCGCGTCGACGGCGCGGTGATCGCGCCCGAGGCCGACGACCTGGGCGCCGCGGTGGTCGGGTCCTACCTCGGCTCGCGCCGGGGCGGGCGGGGCGCGGCCGGCGGCGGTGCGGGTGGCCCGGGGACCTACGGCGACTGGTTCGGCTCGCGCGGCTTCTGGGTGGGCTGA
- a CDS encoding AAA family ATPase — MTTSAPAITTLGALRASGHQQQTLRAELRTNLLDRLARGEDPWPGLHGLEDTVIPQLERAIIAGHDVVLLGERGQGKTRLLRTLIGLLDEWTPVIDGAELGEHPYEPITVASRRRAAELGDDLPVAWRHRDERYAEKLATPDTSVADLIGDVDPMKVAEGRSLGDPETIHFGLIPRSHRGIVAINELPDLAERIQVAMLNVMEERDIQIRGYVLRLPLDVFVVASANPEDYTNRGRIITPLKDRFGAEIRTHYPNALAAEIAVIRQEAHLLPEHVDVPDFLVEILARFTRNLRESSAVDQRSGVSARFAIAGAETVAAAALRRATIQGEDRAVARVVDLETAVDVLGGKIEFESGEEGREAEILTHLLRTATAETVRERFRGLDLALLVSAIEDGATVTTGGAVTARDVLIGLPVLGESDLYDDVCERVNGPGGGVTDGERAAAIELALEGLFLARKIGKDSDGSETVYG; from the coding sequence GTGACCACTTCGGCCCCTGCGATCACCACTCTCGGCGCCCTCCGCGCCTCCGGCCACCAGCAGCAGACGCTCCGCGCCGAGCTGCGTACCAACCTCCTCGACCGCCTCGCGCGCGGCGAGGACCCCTGGCCCGGCCTGCACGGGCTCGAGGACACCGTCATCCCGCAGCTGGAGCGCGCGATCATCGCCGGGCACGACGTCGTCCTGCTGGGCGAACGCGGCCAGGGCAAGACCCGGCTCCTGCGCACCCTGATCGGGCTGCTCGACGAGTGGACGCCGGTCATCGACGGCGCCGAGCTCGGCGAGCACCCCTACGAGCCGATCACGGTCGCCTCGCGGCGCCGCGCGGCCGAGCTCGGCGACGACCTGCCGGTCGCCTGGCGCCACCGCGACGAGCGGTACGCCGAGAAGCTCGCCACCCCCGACACGAGCGTCGCCGACCTGATCGGCGACGTCGACCCGATGAAGGTCGCCGAGGGACGCTCGCTGGGCGACCCCGAGACGATCCACTTCGGCCTGATCCCGCGCTCCCACCGGGGGATCGTCGCGATCAACGAGCTGCCCGACCTCGCCGAGCGGATCCAGGTCGCGATGCTCAACGTGATGGAGGAGCGCGACATCCAGATCCGCGGCTACGTGCTGCGCCTGCCGCTCGACGTCTTCGTCGTCGCCTCGGCCAACCCCGAGGACTACACCAACCGCGGCCGCATCATCACCCCGCTCAAGGACCGCTTCGGCGCCGAGATCCGCACCCACTACCCCAACGCGCTGGCCGCCGAGATCGCCGTCATCCGCCAGGAGGCGCACCTCCTGCCCGAGCACGTCGACGTCCCCGACTTCCTGGTCGAGATCCTCGCCCGGTTCACCCGCAACCTGCGCGAGTCCAGCGCCGTGGACCAGCGCTCCGGCGTCTCGGCCCGGTTCGCGATCGCCGGTGCCGAGACCGTGGCCGCCGCGGCCCTGCGCCGCGCCACCATCCAGGGCGAGGACCGCGCCGTGGCCCGGGTGGTCGACCTGGAGACCGCGGTCGACGTCCTCGGCGGCAAGATCGAGTTCGAGTCGGGCGAAGAGGGGCGCGAGGCCGAGATCCTCACCCACCTGCTCCGCACGGCGACCGCCGAGACCGTCCGCGAGCGCTTCCGCGGGCTCGACCTGGCCCTGCTCGTCAGCGCGATCGAGGACGGCGCCACCGTCACCACCGGCGGCGCGGTCACCGCACGCGACGTGCTCATCGGGCTGCCCGTGCTGGGCGAGTCCGACCTCTACGACGACGTCTGCGAGCGGGTCAACGGCCCCGGCGGCGGGGTCACCGACGGCGAGCGGGCGGCCGCGATCGAGCTGGCCCTCGAGGGCCTCTTCCTGGCCCGCAAGATCGGCAAGGACTCCGACGGATCCGAGACCGTCTATGGCTGA
- a CDS encoding lipid-transfer protein, whose amino-acid sequence MSIVIAGAGMHPWGKWGRNFTEYGVHAAREALKDAGIAWSDVDLVVGGETVRNGYAGYVAGSTFAQALGWNGARIATSYAACATGAQAIDTARARIMAGLSEVALVVGADTTPKGFLAPNAGERWNDPDWLRFRLLGMTNPAYFALYARRRMDLYGATSEDFAQVKVKNAKHGLENPYARFRKESSVADVLASPVVSDPLHLLDICATSDGAAAVVLTSAEYAKKHGIAQPVRVAAVSTVTPTFPNTVIDMPLLATDSSAVTGVPDHTFKESIGRAAYEEAGIGPEDVDVAEVYDLSTALELDWIEDLQLCKRGEAEALLRAGDTTIGGRIPVNPSGGLACFGEAVPAQAIAQVCELTWQLRGQATGRQVEGAKVGITANQGLFGHGSSVLLSV is encoded by the coding sequence ATGAGCATCGTGATCGCGGGTGCGGGCATGCACCCCTGGGGCAAGTGGGGCCGCAACTTCACCGAGTACGGCGTCCACGCGGCCCGCGAGGCCCTCAAGGACGCCGGCATCGCCTGGAGCGATGTCGACCTCGTCGTCGGCGGCGAGACCGTCCGCAACGGGTACGCCGGCTACGTCGCGGGCTCCACGTTCGCCCAGGCCCTCGGCTGGAACGGCGCGCGGATCGCGACGTCGTACGCCGCCTGTGCGACCGGCGCCCAGGCGATCGACACCGCCCGCGCCCGGATCATGGCCGGGCTCAGCGAGGTCGCCCTCGTCGTCGGCGCGGACACCACGCCCAAGGGCTTCCTCGCCCCCAACGCGGGCGAGCGCTGGAACGACCCCGACTGGCTGCGCTTCCGCCTGCTCGGCATGACCAACCCGGCCTACTTCGCGCTCTACGCGCGCCGCCGGATGGACCTCTACGGCGCCACGTCGGAGGACTTCGCCCAGGTCAAGGTCAAGAACGCCAAGCACGGTCTCGAGAACCCCTACGCCCGCTTCCGCAAGGAGTCGAGCGTCGCCGACGTGCTCGCCTCGCCGGTCGTCTCCGACCCGCTGCACCTGCTCGACATCTGCGCCACCTCCGACGGTGCCGCCGCGGTCGTGCTGACCAGCGCCGAGTACGCCAAGAAGCACGGCATCGCCCAGCCTGTGCGGGTCGCCGCCGTCTCGACGGTCACGCCGACCTTCCCCAACACCGTCATCGACATGCCCCTGCTCGCCACGGACTCCTCGGCGGTGACCGGCGTGCCGGACCACACGTTCAAGGAGTCGATCGGCCGCGCGGCGTACGAGGAGGCCGGGATCGGTCCCGAGGACGTCGACGTGGCCGAGGTCTACGACCTCTCCACCGCCCTCGAGCTCGACTGGATCGAGGACCTCCAGCTGTGCAAGCGCGGCGAGGCCGAGGCCCTGCTGCGCGCCGGCGACACCACGATCGGCGGCCGGATCCCGGTCAACCCGTCGGGTGGCCTGGCCTGCTTCGGCGAGGCGGTCCCGGCCCAGGCGATCGCCCAGGTCTGCGAGCTCACCTGGCAGCTGCGCGGCCAGGCGACCGGTCGTCAGGTCGAGGGCGCCAAGGTCGGCATCACCGCCAACCAGGGGCTGTTCGGGCACGGCTCGTCGGTGCTGCTCTCGGTCTGA
- a CDS encoding Zn-ribbon domain-containing OB-fold protein — translation MTPVIEGWFTTGAEPRLLASRCTTCSNVVFPPVSSDAGAAAFFCRNPACDGQEYDAVELSRTGRVWSYTDAQYQPPAPYLPPTDPFEPFALAAVELAEGIVVLGQVAAGYGVADLKVGDEVEVVVETLNVDETGERTIYRWKPTGERA, via the coding sequence ATGACTCCCGTGATCGAAGGCTGGTTCACGACCGGCGCCGAGCCGCGGCTGCTCGCGTCGCGCTGCACCACGTGCAGCAATGTCGTGTTCCCGCCGGTCTCCTCGGACGCCGGCGCTGCCGCCTTCTTCTGCCGCAACCCCGCCTGCGACGGCCAGGAGTACGACGCCGTCGAGCTCTCGCGGACCGGCCGGGTGTGGTCCTACACGGACGCGCAGTACCAGCCGCCGGCGCCGTACCTCCCGCCGACCGACCCCTTCGAGCCATTCGCGCTGGCCGCGGTCGAGCTCGCCGAGGGCATCGTCGTGCTCGGTCAGGTGGCCGCGGGCTACGGCGTCGCCGACCTCAAGGTCGGCGACGAGGTCGAGGTCGTCGTCGAGACGCTCAACGTCGACGAGACGGGCGAGCGCACCATCTACCGCTGGAAGCCGACGGGGGAGCGCGCATGA
- a CDS encoding carboxypeptidase regulatory-like domain-containing protein, producing MAGTSRTARVVLMAALTTLLASVLAVLSPAVPAVADSATGGAVLSGSTLGPDGEPVQAIVEVWAEPSQGDWDVTVAPIARDSADDDGRWRVRVPAGRYRVGFRVPGTDPQFHPGAWSLALGQTLSAGPGDVLDGLDARLTREPGYGSVSGRAVSSRGSSVPYVPVVVTVAGKVLAETTAGADGRWSVRLPPGAYTFTHSRDADDAWATTDATATVRAGVAAQVGDVHLAADAGRATLGGTATGPDGPVAGAEVEVRPDLSTGSWVEGSRTTVTGADGAWAFAVEPGSYRVMVTSTELPRAVASATVGADEARLDLDTSTGPVAAPLSGRVGRPGGAAVVGAVVSLVVEDHGSWESVQHTLTGDDGRWRLRPPVGTYRVLVTDDRDDTRQFLGGHRIADATPVTADATTPRPGLDIELTPDPSSVVVTGTLRGADGAPLVGASVWLADEELPDGYGRWRVVTDATGHWRARVPSGPLWVRYSAIGYDGAVHPGGPLTLPPGSTRDLEATLRPTAGTGVLAGTVHRVDGTPYAGAAVDVYAYDADRERWSSAARTVAGPDGRWRLRVPAGTYRVRFAVEDEACGCERRQFSDARYRLAQAREIAVADGGAVSGIDGALGEPGAAVLVRVTRPVVTGQVRVGGRLTATGGTWAPRPAALRHQWFADGRPIAGATGASYVVRVGDRGTRLIVRVTARRSGYADGTADSAPTAPVARAAARLTGRIVRRGATAVVRVRVTAPVPVTGRVRVLDGRRLLGGVRLEDGRAVLRVRLAPGKHRVRVVYLGSPGIARATLRLNR from the coding sequence ATGGCAGGGACGAGCCGGACGGCTCGCGTGGTGCTCATGGCGGCGCTCACGACGTTGCTCGCGAGCGTGCTCGCGGTCCTGAGCCCGGCGGTGCCCGCGGTCGCCGACAGCGCGACCGGGGGCGCGGTGCTGTCCGGAAGCACGCTGGGACCGGACGGCGAGCCGGTGCAGGCCATCGTCGAGGTGTGGGCCGAGCCCTCCCAGGGTGACTGGGACGTGACGGTCGCGCCGATCGCGAGGGACAGCGCCGATGACGACGGCCGGTGGCGGGTCCGGGTCCCTGCCGGGCGCTACCGGGTCGGCTTCCGCGTGCCCGGTACGGATCCGCAGTTCCACCCCGGGGCCTGGAGCCTGGCGCTCGGGCAGACCCTGAGCGCCGGTCCCGGTGACGTGCTCGACGGTCTGGACGCCCGGTTGACCCGCGAGCCCGGGTACGGCTCGGTGTCGGGGCGCGCGGTGAGCTCGCGCGGCAGCTCGGTCCCGTACGTCCCCGTCGTGGTCACGGTGGCGGGCAAGGTGCTCGCGGAGACGACGGCGGGTGCCGACGGCCGGTGGTCCGTCCGGCTGCCCCCGGGTGCCTACACCTTCACCCACTCTCGCGACGCCGACGACGCCTGGGCCACCACGGACGCCACGGCCACCGTGCGGGCCGGCGTGGCCGCGCAGGTCGGCGACGTCCACCTCGCCGCCGACGCGGGACGCGCCACCCTCGGCGGCACGGCGACGGGACCGGACGGCCCGGTCGCCGGAGCTGAGGTCGAGGTCCGTCCCGACCTGTCGACCGGTTCCTGGGTGGAGGGCTCCCGGACCACCGTGACCGGTGCCGACGGGGCCTGGGCGTTCGCCGTCGAGCCCGGCTCCTACCGGGTCATGGTGACGTCGACGGAGCTGCCCCGGGCGGTGGCGTCGGCGACCGTCGGCGCCGACGAGGCGCGCCTCGACCTCGACACCTCCACGGGCCCGGTCGCGGCGCCGCTGTCGGGAAGGGTCGGCCGACCCGGCGGTGCGGCGGTCGTCGGTGCCGTGGTCAGCCTCGTCGTCGAGGACCACGGGAGCTGGGAGAGCGTCCAGCACACGCTGACCGGCGACGACGGCCGCTGGCGGCTGCGGCCGCCGGTCGGCACCTACCGCGTCCTGGTCACCGACGACCGCGACGACACCCGCCAGTTCCTGGGGGGTCACCGGATCGCGGACGCCACACCGGTCACCGCGGACGCGACGACACCGCGCCCGGGCCTCGACATCGAGCTCACGCCGGACCCGTCGAGCGTCGTGGTGACCGGGACGCTGCGTGGAGCTGACGGAGCCCCGCTGGTCGGCGCGTCCGTCTGGCTGGCCGACGAGGAGCTGCCCGACGGCTACGGCCGGTGGCGGGTGGTTACCGATGCGACCGGGCACTGGCGCGCGCGGGTGCCGTCCGGTCCGTTGTGGGTGCGCTACAGCGCCATCGGGTACGACGGTGCGGTCCACCCGGGCGGTCCGCTGACCCTGCCGCCGGGCAGCACCCGCGACCTCGAGGCCACCCTGCGGCCCACCGCCGGCACCGGGGTGCTGGCGGGCACGGTCCACCGCGTCGACGGCACGCCGTACGCCGGCGCCGCGGTGGACGTGTACGCCTACGACGCCGACCGGGAGCGCTGGAGCTCCGCCGCGAGGACCGTGGCGGGCCCGGACGGCCGGTGGCGGCTGCGGGTCCCCGCGGGGACCTACCGCGTGCGGTTCGCCGTGGAGGACGAGGCGTGCGGCTGCGAGCGACGGCAGTTCTCCGATGCCCGCTACCGGCTCGCGCAGGCCCGCGAGATCGCCGTCGCCGACGGGGGCGCGGTCAGCGGCATCGACGGCGCCCTGGGCGAACCCGGCGCGGCGGTGCTCGTTCGGGTCACCCGGCCGGTGGTCACCGGACAGGTGCGGGTCGGAGGCCGGCTGACGGCGACCGGCGGGACCTGGGCGCCTCGGCCCGCGGCCCTTCGCCACCAGTGGTTCGCGGACGGGCGGCCGATCGCCGGGGCCACCGGTGCGTCGTACGTCGTGCGGGTGGGGGATCGCGGCACGCGACTCATCGTCCGGGTGACCGCCCGGCGCAGCGGGTACGCCGACGGAACCGCCGACTCCGCACCGACCGCTCCCGTCGCGCGGGCCGCAGCCCGGCTGACCGGCCGGATCGTGCGGCGCGGGGCCACCGCCGTCGTCCGGGTCCGGGTCACGGCGCCCGTCCCGGTCACCGGCCGGGTCCGGGTGCTCGACGGCCGCCGGCTGCTGGGCGGCGTCCGTCTCGAGGACGGCCGGGCCGTGCTCCGGGTCCGGCTCGCCCCAGGAAAGCACCGGGTCCGGGTCGTCTACCTCGGCTCGCCGGGCATCGCGCGGGCGACGCTGCGGCTCAACCGCTGA
- a CDS encoding OsmC family protein, which translates to MADPSPYGVRAGAGTLRSGEGVALPHAWTDEGVLAAPASNGGQVLHLAVALCVLNDTYREAARLGVPLAGVAVTADGGFDDAWRSTGIHYGVELDTSGDPDQVARLHEVVDEAAEIPRALRAGADVRRSAP; encoded by the coding sequence ATGGCTGATCCGTCCCCGTACGGCGTCCGCGCCGGAGCCGGCACCCTCCGCTCCGGCGAGGGGGTCGCGCTGCCGCACGCCTGGACCGACGAGGGAGTGCTCGCCGCGCCCGCGTCCAACGGCGGGCAGGTCCTGCACCTGGCGGTCGCGCTCTGCGTGCTCAACGACACCTATCGCGAGGCGGCGCGGCTCGGCGTACCGCTCGCGGGGGTGGCGGTCACCGCCGACGGCGGCTTCGACGACGCGTGGCGCTCGACCGGCATCCACTACGGCGTCGAGCTCGACACCTCCGGCGACCCGGACCAGGTCGCCCGGCTGCACGAGGTCGTCGACGAGGCCGCCGAGATCCCGCGGGCGCTGCGCGCCGGCGCCGACGTACGAAGGAGCGCACCATGA
- a CDS encoding alpha/beta hydrolase codes for MTVITLPPHVGACPETDSTPLGAQLLATDLRAVAVAVKNVQGWSASVAAPGWEGDAAQAHGHAATRFASRLDAAEAALDRAVTAADLFEERIARLTVRRETIETERRTVDGAIETLRSEIDAATDESRVPEFQGRAERLTTQVTALTTRIDAWVRDLDAAEADLVAALRGVDTVAEGVQAAASSDRPDLPALTAQLRGRLDDPVALAAWWQGLSRAEQEALTTEHPELVGNADGLPVTDRDEANRAALGRDADYYGRREDDGQLSGAERRILENATYVKDALAEYADRLDPVTGEALTHLLVYKPGIHSGDGAVAISFGNPDTADHVSVNIPGLTSETSSTSGNLAKTYDLHQQARADNNGTVASIYWLDYDAPSGNPVNILDPGGMVDFDGVAFTHKAEAGGARFSDFVDGLRASDQGERAHLTAIGHSYGSTTLGYALTDGAPVDDAVIIGSPGQPAATADGLTDADVWVGAMDHDPVSLLGHGERGGVGALGVDPAGTDFDAPRFATGDGALRIEKLMDNHSSYFTGTSLDNMAHIVTDTDAQVTYQPARGDEGGDYLTLPELLTAATASSAGHGLLEGGAWLLEHIRPGGILLP; via the coding sequence ATGACCGTCATCACGCTGCCGCCCCACGTCGGGGCTTGTCCCGAGACCGACTCGACGCCGCTGGGCGCTCAGCTGCTCGCCACCGACCTGCGCGCGGTCGCGGTGGCGGTCAAGAACGTCCAGGGCTGGTCGGCCTCGGTCGCCGCGCCCGGCTGGGAGGGCGATGCGGCGCAGGCCCACGGTCATGCGGCGACCCGGTTCGCGTCCCGGCTCGACGCGGCCGAGGCGGCGCTCGACCGGGCGGTCACCGCGGCCGACCTCTTCGAGGAGCGGATCGCCCGGCTCACCGTCCGGCGCGAGACGATCGAGACCGAGCGGCGTACGGTCGACGGCGCGATCGAGACGCTGCGGTCCGAGATCGACGCGGCGACCGACGAGAGCCGGGTGCCGGAGTTCCAGGGCCGGGCCGAGCGGCTGACCACCCAGGTCACCGCACTGACGACCCGGATCGACGCCTGGGTGCGCGACCTCGACGCGGCCGAGGCCGACCTCGTCGCGGCGCTGCGCGGGGTCGACACCGTGGCCGAGGGCGTCCAGGCGGCCGCTTCGAGCGATCGTCCCGACCTCCCGGCGCTCACCGCCCAGCTGCGCGGCCGGCTCGACGACCCGGTCGCGCTCGCCGCGTGGTGGCAGGGCCTGAGCCGGGCCGAGCAGGAGGCGCTCACCACCGAGCACCCCGAGCTGGTCGGCAATGCCGACGGGCTGCCGGTCACCGATCGCGACGAGGCCAACCGGGCCGCGCTGGGGCGCGATGCCGACTACTACGGCCGGCGCGAGGACGACGGCCAGCTGAGCGGTGCCGAGCGGCGGATCCTCGAGAACGCGACCTACGTCAAGGACGCCCTCGCCGAGTACGCCGACCGGCTCGACCCGGTGACCGGCGAGGCGCTGACCCACCTGCTCGTCTACAAGCCGGGCATCCACTCCGGTGACGGAGCCGTCGCGATCAGCTTCGGCAACCCCGACACCGCCGACCACGTCTCGGTCAACATCCCCGGTCTGACCTCCGAGACGTCGAGCACCTCGGGCAACCTGGCCAAGACCTACGACCTGCACCAGCAGGCGCGCGCCGACAACAACGGCACGGTCGCCTCGATCTACTGGCTCGACTACGACGCGCCGAGCGGCAACCCGGTCAACATCCTCGATCCGGGCGGCATGGTCGACTTCGACGGCGTCGCGTTCACCCACAAGGCCGAGGCGGGTGGGGCCCGGTTCAGCGACTTCGTCGACGGCCTGCGCGCCTCCGACCAGGGGGAGCGGGCCCACCTCACCGCGATCGGGCACAGCTACGGCTCGACCACGCTCGGCTACGCCCTGACCGACGGCGCCCCGGTCGACGACGCGGTCATCATCGGCAGCCCCGGTCAGCCGGCCGCGACCGCCGACGGGCTCACCGATGCCGACGTCTGGGTCGGCGCGATGGACCACGACCCGGTCTCGCTGCTGGGCCACGGCGAGCGCGGCGGCGTCGGGGCGCTCGGGGTCGATCCGGCCGGCACCGACTTCGACGCGCCGCGGTTCGCCACCGGTGACGGCGCGCTGCGGATCGAGAAGCTCATGGACAACCACTCGTCGTACTTCACCGGCACCTCGCTCGACAACATGGCGCACATCGTCACCGACACCGACGCCCAGGTGACCTACCAGCCGGCGCGCGGTGACGAGGGCGGCGACTACCTCACCCTGCCCGAGCTGCTGACCGCGGCGACGGCGTCGAGCGCGGGGCACGGCCTCCTCGAGGGTGGCGCGTGGCTGCTCGAGCACATCCGGCCGGGTGGGATCCTGCTCCCATGA
- a CDS encoding adenylate/guanylate cyclase domain-containing protein: protein MVILLGVVCVLLAGVVVAFARDRARLQRLLADTQARMTQLESDLDAALRPPPPASSAERAMRRVIRTASKVRSHGITGLIQSTVEDLQTWASDDERADILNMAASDGTVTLFFSDIEDSTPLNDRLGDSTWVKVLAAHDRVLRTRIEQYRGQVVKTAGDGFMVAFRDAEAACRAALGIQRDLPRDLTLRRYGPIQVRIGIHTGQVVARDGDYFGRNVAMAARVANLALGGEILASDAVREALDDDAALALVERESVELKGLAGEHVVWEIRPPVSG, encoded by the coding sequence GTGGTCATCCTCCTCGGAGTGGTGTGCGTGCTCCTGGCCGGCGTCGTGGTGGCGTTCGCGCGCGACCGCGCCCGGCTCCAGCGCCTGCTCGCGGACACCCAGGCCCGGATGACCCAGCTCGAGTCCGACCTGGACGCCGCGCTCCGCCCACCCCCGCCGGCCAGCTCCGCCGAGCGCGCCATGCGCCGGGTGATCCGGACCGCGTCCAAGGTCCGCTCGCACGGCATCACCGGACTGATCCAGAGCACCGTCGAGGACCTGCAGACCTGGGCCAGCGACGACGAGCGCGCCGACATCCTCAACATGGCCGCCTCCGACGGCACGGTCACGCTGTTCTTCTCCGACATCGAGGACTCCACGCCCCTCAACGACCGGCTCGGCGACAGCACCTGGGTCAAGGTGCTCGCCGCCCACGACCGGGTCCTGCGCACCCGCATCGAGCAGTACCGCGGCCAGGTGGTCAAGACCGCCGGCGACGGCTTCATGGTCGCCTTCCGCGACGCCGAGGCCGCCTGCCGCGCCGCCCTCGGCATCCAGCGCGACCTCCCCCGCGACCTGACCCTGCGCCGCTACGGCCCGATCCAGGTCCGGATCGGCATCCACACCGGCCAGGTGGTCGCCCGCGACGGCGACTACTTCGGCCGCAACGTCGCCATGGCCGCCCGGGTCGCCAACCTCGCGCTGGGCGGCGAGATCCTCGCCAGCGATGCCGTCCGCGAGGCCCTGGACGACGACGCGGCCCTCGCGCTGGTCGAGCGCGAGTCGGTCGAGCTCAAGGGGCTCGCCGGCGAGCACGTGGTGTGGGAGATCCGGCCGCCGGTCAGCGGTTGA